Sequence from the Rickettsiales bacterium genome:
GGGCTTCCTGTAACATAAGCATAAAAATCATAACCTTTACCTCCCATGCTATCTGCAGTCTTGAGGATATGATCAAGAGCTTTTTCTGCTGCCGTTTGCGGGCGGTTAAAAACGATAGGATTGGATGCATCTGCGGAATAAAAGGGAAATAAGAATAAGATAATGATTAGGAGTAGTGGCATATCTTAATTCTTAAACGACTGAATCCCTGTTATCGCACGGCCTAATATGAGCGCGTGGATGTCATGCGTGCCTTCATAGGTATTCACGCTTTCAAGATTCTGCGAGTGGCGGATGACGTGATATTCATCGCAGACACCGTTCGCGCCATGCATGTCACGCGCAGTGCGGGCGATCTCCAGCGCCTTGCCGGTCGAGTTACGTTTGACAAGCGAGATCATTTCCGGCGCAGCCTTACCTTCATCGATCAGCCTGCCTACACGCAGCGCGCCCTGAAGGCCGAGTGAAATCTCTGTTGCCATGTCGGCAAGTTTCTTCTGGATAAGCTGGTTCGCCGCCAGCGGACGGCCGAACTGCTCACGCCCGAGCGTATAGTCGCGTGCGGCCTGATAGCAGAATTCCGCAGCGCCGAGCGCACCCCACGCAATGCCATAACGCGCTTTATTGAGGCAGCTGAACGGGCCGCCAAGCCCGGTGACGTTCAGGCGGTTACCTTCCGGTACGAACACGCTTTCCATCATGATATTGCCGGTCGCAGAAGCGCGCAGCGACATCTTGCCTTCAATCGGGTAAGTCTCTAATCCCTGCATACCGCGCTCAAGCACAAAGCCGCCAATGGTGCCATCCTTGATTTCCTTGTCGCCGTAGATCTTCGCCCAGACGACCATGACATCCGCAATCGGGGAATTCGTGATCCAGAGTTTGGAGCCACTGAGCCTGAACCCGTCCTGATGACGCGTGGCGCGTGTGAGCATGCCGCCCGGATCGGACCCGTGCGAGGGCTCTGTCAGGCCGAAACAGCCGATCAGTTCACCCGTGGCAAGCATTGGCAGAAAGCGCTGTTTCAACTCCTCACTGCCGAACGTATAGATCGGATGCATGACAAGGCTGGACTGCACAGAGAGCGCGGAGCGATAGCCGCTATCCACCCATTCCACTTCGCGAGCGATGAGCCCGTAACAAACATGGTTTACTCCGGCGCAGCCGTAACCTTCGATGGTAGAGCCGAGCAGTCCCTGTTTACCCATTTCGCGCATGATACCCGCGTCAAACTTTTCGTGACGGTTGGCTTCCACAATGCCGGGAAAAAGCGTATCGCGCGCAAAGCGGCGTGCTGTATCCTGAATGATGCGTTCTTCTTCGCTGAGCTGGTCTTCAAGGAGCAGCGGGTCCTGCCAGTGGAACGGATGTTTCATAGGACTATATTGATAATAGAGCCGCGATCCCAGTAGATGCCCTTGGAAAGGGCCGCAATGGCGCGGGTGACGAGTGAGTCGATCACTTCCTGGGCCGGAATGAAATTGCGAACAGGGCGGGGTGGGGGAAGAAGCTCGTGGCGCTCGAAGGAAGTAGTGGTATTGGGCTTATCCTGTGTGGTGACCTTGCGTTTAGTAGGTCTTGAAGAGGCAAAGCCGCCTATGCCTGTTGGGATGAACTCAGCCATGTTTAGGTCTCCCTTCCTGAATTCTTCGTTGCGGGT
This genomic interval carries:
- a CDS encoding acyl-CoA dehydrogenase, whose translation is MKHPFHWQDPLLLEDQLSEEERIIQDTARRFARDTLFPGIVEANRHEKFDAGIMREMGKQGLLGSTIEGYGCAGVNHVCYGLIAREVEWVDSGYRSALSVQSSLVMHPIYTFGSEELKQRFLPMLATGELIGCFGLTEPSHGSDPGGMLTRATRHQDGFRLSGSKLWITNSPIADVMVVWAKIYGDKEIKDGTIGGFVLERGMQGLETYPIEGKMSLRASATGNIMMESVFVPEGNRLNVTGLGGPFSCLNKARYGIAWGALGAAEFCYQAARDYTLGREQFGRPLAANQLIQKKLADMATEISLGLQGALRVGRLIDEGKAAPEMISLVKRNSTGKALEIARTARDMHGANGVCDEYHVIRHSQNLESVNTYEGTHDIHALILGRAITGIQSFKN